The genomic interval ATATATTAAGAAGAAATGAAAAAAACAAATACTGCTGGCAGTGCAATTAATCAATTGTACGATTCAAGCGACTTGTTTAATCACGAAAAAGTTGAGTTTATCGGCAATATCTTAAATAATGATATTACAACAATTCAGAAATTTTACAATAAGTTTTCTAACGTTATTGATGATTTTACTCCTAAAATTAAAAACAATTTCAGTGCAGGAAACAGGAAAGAATGTCTAAAACAAATAGATACGTTTAAAGGTAGTGCCCTCACGGCAGGTGCAGACAAACTCAGCAAGTCGTTATCTAAATTAGAATATAAGATGAAAGCTAATGGTGATCTTACAGAAATGGAAAATCAGCTTGCAGAGGCTATCGAATTAGCAGATCAAACAAAGAACTCGCTAAATGAAAGTCTCGACTCTTTTGTATAAAAAGAATTCTTCAAGGGCCTATTTTTTATCAACATATAATCATCATAACCCAAACAAGTTAACCGTTAACCCCTGTGGTTATTAACTATTTGGAATAAATATTTAAATCGATACATCCATATATCTCAATATTATTTTGAATATTCGCAATCCATTATAAAATAACATCATGAATAAGTCAACCTATCTTTTCGTTTTATTATCTCTTTTTTCTCTAAGTGTATTAGCTCAATCAAATGATGGAAGCGCTATTGATAAGAGTTCGTCCTCTTCAAAAAGCAACTATAATGGAAATGATTCATTTTTCTTAGTTCTTCCAAATCCCTCTGATGGAAATATTGACATAAAGGGTGTAAGCAAAACTACTTTAGTCGAAGTATTAGATAGAACAGGTGAAGTAGTACTTTCTGAAACAGGCAACAGCGCATTAGATTTAACATCCATGCCTGATGGACCTTATTTTATCCGTAAAGCGGTTGACGATGGATTTGCAATGGCAAGGGTTATTCTTATTAAATAAGCATTTTTTCCTCCGAGATACCCAGTATTCTAATATTTCATTTTCCATACCTAAGGTAAATCATTCATTCATGGATATTAACTGTAGTAACGAATATTTTCACTTTACGCTAATTGAGGAAATACCGTTATTGCGATACTCACAGTATCAATCAAGCAAAACAAATAGTAGCAATAACTAGTTTTTTTCTTGTTTTGTTATAGAGCTCCTGTCCGCAACAACAGGAGCTCTCTTTTTTTCAATACTTCCCTCCTTCCGACTAGACTAAATTGGTTATTTTCGTTAACCAAATAATCAACACGCATTAACTAGAAAATCATGAAGCACATTCTATTATCATTATTAATAATGAGCATTTCAATATTGTCGTTTGCACAAGAAATGCCAACCAAAAGCCAATTGGGTAAAGTTGTTCAGAAACTAGGTGGCACTACTATTGAAATCAACTATTCGAGACCAAATGCAAAAGGAAGAAAGATTTGGGGCGATTTAGTTCCTTATGGTCAAGTATGGAGACTCGGAGCAAACGAATCAACAAAAATTACAACATCAGGAGATATTACTATTGGTGGCTCTAAACTAAAAAAGGGTACTTATTCAATGTTTGCTACGCCCGGTGAGGAGAAATGGATTTTTCATTTTAACTCTAACCTAGATGCATGGGGTGCCAACGATTACAGTGCGGAAAGTAATATCTTATCAATTGAAGCAAGTCCTAAAATGGTAGATAGCCCAGAAGCTGTAGAATCTATGCAATTCACATTCGAGAACACTATCGAAAGCAAAGCAGAGATTATTTTAGCATGGGGTATGCTAACAATATCTATTCCAGTGGAAGAAAATTAATACTACAAAAATCTAATTATGTATAAAGCGATATTATTATCATTAGCTATTTCTTTAGCTTGTTCTCAAGCCTTTACTGCTCAAGCAGGAAAACGCCCAAGTCAATGGGCAGAGACTCACCAACGAATTGGTCTTACAGACCTAAGTATTGAATATTCTCGTCCAAACACAAAAGGAAGAACAATTTGGGGAGAACTAGTTCCTTTTGGAACGATGTGGAGAACTGGAGCGAATGAAGCAACAAAGTTTACTACTTCGGATGATATAAAGATTGAAGGTAAAGCTTTAAAAGCTGGAAGCTATTCAGTTTTCGCTATCCCTACTGAAGGAGATTGGACAATTCATTTTAATACGGACATTTCACTATGGGGAACAGGAGATTATACAGATGCTAAAGACGTACTTGTAATTACTATTCCTACTTCCAAAGGAACGAAGGTAGAGTCAATGCGATTTACATTTGACAATATTTCAGCTACAACAAGTCAACTCACCCTAGCTTGGGACGAATTGAGATGTTCATTTAATATTGAAGTGGATGTTGAGACAAAACTATTCGAAAACTTAGCTAAGAAAATTAAAAATTCTTCTTCAGATGATTTAGCGTACAACTACTTAGAATGTGCCCTTCAATGTGCTGAGCAAAAATTAAGAATTGATCAGGGAGTTGAATGGATTGAAAAATCGATAGAATTAGAGCCTAATTACTGGTACGCTTACTGGGTAAAAGCAGACGTACTTTGGGAAAAAGGAGACAAAGAAGGGTCTTTAGAGAACTTGAATACCGCTTTAGTGAATGGCCTTAAAGAAGAAGGTAAAG from Flavobacteriales bacterium carries:
- a CDS encoding Hpt domain-containing protein; the encoded protein is MKKTNTAGSAINQLYDSSDLFNHEKVEFIGNILNNDITTIQKFYNKFSNVIDDFTPKIKNNFSAGNRKECLKQIDTFKGSALTAGADKLSKSLSKLEYKMKANGDLTEMENQLAEAIELADQTKNSLNESLDSFV
- a CDS encoding DUF2911 domain-containing protein is translated as MKHILLSLLIMSISILSFAQEMPTKSQLGKVVQKLGGTTIEINYSRPNAKGRKIWGDLVPYGQVWRLGANESTKITTSGDITIGGSKLKKGTYSMFATPGEEKWIFHFNSNLDAWGANDYSAESNILSIEASPKMVDSPEAVESMQFTFENTIESKAEIILAWGMLTISIPVEEN
- a CDS encoding DUF2911 domain-containing protein, with product MYKAILLSLAISLACSQAFTAQAGKRPSQWAETHQRIGLTDLSIEYSRPNTKGRTIWGELVPFGTMWRTGANEATKFTTSDDIKIEGKALKAGSYSVFAIPTEGDWTIHFNTDISLWGTGDYTDAKDVLVITIPTSKGTKVESMRFTFDNISATTSQLTLAWDELRCSFNIEVDVETKLFENLAKKIKNSSSDDLAYNYLECALQCAEQKLRIDQGVEWIEKSIELEPNYWYAYWVKADVLWEKGDKEGSLENLNTALVNGLKEEGK